GGAAGCTCGTGGTGGGCTTCAAAGGACAGAAAATGACCTGCATCCCAGTCGACAGGAAGGCCGGGCCCTTTAAGTTGTTGAGCTCGGCGATGAAGCGTACGGGGGGGCTGGTCTTTATGACGCTGCATTATCAGCAGCTGGAGCGGGAGATCCAGACCGTCATTCTGGATCTGGTTGTCGCGGAGCAGGGGGACTATGCCGAGATCAACCTGAAATACTCGCCGCGTACCGATTTCAATATCTCTTCAAAGTGGAATGATTTCCTGGCACTTGAAATGCAGGTGGACTCGCCATTGGCCAAGGTCTGGCGATTCAATCCGAACGTGCGGGCACTGACCCTTGAAGACCGCACGGTAAGTCCTTATTATATTGCTGCGGAATCTTCAGATGGAGGCGGCTTCAGTCTGATGAACGAAGGCGCCTCGCTTTATGAACTGGATCGGACGAATGGCGCGATCAGGTGGCTGTTCCATGTGTTTGGTGAATCCGTTTTCAGCAGGCGTATGGGGATTGTGTTTGGTCAGTGCGACGTTTTTCAACTGTCAAGGGCATGGGCGCAAGGTCTCTTGAATAGCGATCCTGCCTTGATCCCTCTTTTAAGAAAAGCTGACTGGCATGGCATTAGTGTGGAGGACTTTGTCGCGGCGGACACCTTGCTGATCTCTAATCTTGCTGAAGAAAACACTGAGTTAAAAATTGTTAAAAGAACTTATTCAAGTGCCCTGAATCTGCTCGGGGAAAGTATGGTTAGCAACTCTCGACTGAAATTAAAACCCATGGAAATGGCGCTAATTCGCGTTTAAGAGACGAAAGGAATACCTATGACAACCCGTAAATCAACCGTATCTAAGGGGCATAAACAAGTCGGTGGTTTTTTCATTTCACCGCATGAAGTCAAAAACCCAAAACAGGCCCGGCCTTATCTTGAGGAAATCGCCCACTGGAATTACTCATCAGCGATCATGTTCGTGCGCCACCAGCGAAGTACCGTGTTGAGTCCCGAAGTCCATGATGCGGTCAAAGAGATCGTCGCTTTCGGGCATCAGTGCAACATCAAGATGATCCTCGACACGGATCATGCCCACTGGGGTGAGAACTTCGTGGAAACCTGTCTTGAGGCAGCCCTCTGGGCGATTTGTCCGGTTGATACCATGATTCACGAAGGAAACTTCGAGTTTCGCGTGGACTTTCCCAAAATGAGGGGCCAGATCAATTTTCAGGAAATCTCGGCAGTCTTTGTCACCGGCCAGGACGGCTATCACTTGGTTCCACCGGCGAAAATTCAGGCCACGCCCATGCATTATCTGGTGCCCCAGGCAGGTCTGGTGATCAAGGGGACGATGGCGGGCGGCTATACCGGACCTGCGGTATTCTATGTGGCGGTGCAGACCACCGGGCTGGTAGATGTGGCCCATCCCCAATACCTTCAAGCCCAGAAACAATTACTGGATTCGTATTCTGACATTCCCCTCGACGGGTTCGGCTGGGATGAGCCGGGCAAAGGCATGGGCAATATGGCCTATTTTAAGGCAGGGAAAGGATTCCTCGCGCTTTTCAAAAAGCTCAATGGTTATGAACTGCGTCCTAATCTCATCCATTTGAATCATTTAGAGGGAACCAACAAGACCATACAGGTGCGCTGTGACTACTACCGGAGTCTGGTGGAGATGAACTATGTGGCTCAGGAAAGTCACAATACCTATGCGAAAAAGATTTTCAAACAGGATCTGATTTTCGGGACCCATCAAACGTGGAGCGGTATTCCCACTGATCTTGCCGCGGGGGTGCTTGATTATTTCAAACTTGGGAAAGTGTTGACGGGCGCTTGGACCGATGGGGGAACCGAGGTGGAGAATAAGTATCCGCTCCACAATTTCATGCTCGCAGAGGGACTTAAAAAAGAGTTGGGCATGCGCGACGCCTTCTACAACGACTGGGCGTTCCGATACCCCGCCGTGGGGAATATGAAGCACGCCAATCGCCTGAAGATGCTATTCCATGTGAATTGGTTCAGTCATGTGATGTCCAGTTTCAGCGAGGGCCTGATCAATTTTACGCAAGAGCCTTCACGCAGTGCGATGATGCAGGATGTTGAAAATCTGGATCGTTTTGATGAAATGGTGGGCGACCAGTTTGTCCCGCACACCGACGTGGCACTTTTGTATTCCTGGGAAACCCTGGCCGCAACGCCCAAGTGGTTGACCCGGATGTTTTACACATTCCTTGCCAATACGGCGATCCACCTGACGGATGCGGCTCAATATTCCGCCATCATGAGCGGGGAAAGTCTGCTGCGTGCTAAAATCGGCAAGGGTGAGTTTTCTATTGATGGGCTGACGTATCGGGTGCTACTGCTGCCGTATATCTATGTGCTCCCTGAAAAATACTACAAGCGGGTCATGGATATTGTTCGGGCGAATGTGCCGGTGATTGTCATCGGGCCGCCTCCAGAGTTCACGGTACAAAAGCAGTCGAGTATTGCGGCAAAGTTTGCGGGAGAAGTTGGCTTCAAGCCTTTTACGCTAGCGGACTATACGGCTGCGCTTGCAGAGAAGAGGTCTCTGCCTGGGATCAATGAATGGGAGCCCAGTTGGTTTGATGGAACCTATCCGGTGCAGGTCACTTCCGCTCAAAAAGTGTTCGATCAGGAGGGTTTCCTGTCTTATGTTAAATCACCCGATCGGCCTCTGTATTACATGCCTGCCCCTGATCCTCGAGAGGATTTGACCCGTCTTATCCGCACCCTGACGTCTTCCGCCGAGCAAGTGTTTGCCGAGGACACGTATTACCGGTTTTTCCGCCATCGAACGGATTCTGCGAAGAAGGTTCTGGTTGCGGTGACCAAAGGTTACGTTGCGGGATATGCCATGGCTCCCGATCAGTATGGCGGCTCTCATTTGCGGCCGCCGATCAAGCTGCATTCCCTCAATCTGCTCGCGCGTTTCGAGCAGGGGGATTTGACACTGAAGGGCGGGAGTTGGTGTGCCGTCAAAATCGAGGGCGAGAAGATCGTGGAAGTGCTGGGCGACTGCCCGGATGTCCGCTGGGTGCGTGGTAATGCATAATCATCAGGGGGCAACCTTGTCCGAAAATTTGCCAGCGCCGGATCCTGCTTTGGACGCTTATTACGCCGACAAGAAGCTGATGTGGCGCAATGTGACGCTGATCGGGATCTGTAACATTGGCTGGGGCGTGGCAGATACGCTGGTGATGCCGTTGGTGCTGATGCGACTGTTGGATCTTGGCGTGCGGGAGAACATTCAAGGCACCATTGGTTCGATCAATGGGTGGGCCTTGAGTTTTATCGTGATGTATTTCTCATGGAAGAGCGATCACACCGTGACCCGTTTCGGGCGCCGCAGGCCTTGGTACTTCCTGTCCGCACCATTTATCATCGGCGCGATGGCCTTGTTCCCGGTGTTCAATGAGGCACGCTGGGTGGTGATTTTGGTGGGGTTGGTAATTGTTAAAATGATCTTCATGGACATTGTGGCCAGCACCTTTTCCCTGCTGGGCATTGATTGTGTGAGGCGTGATGTGCTGGCGCGGGCCAATTCAGTTCTTGGTGCCGGCGGTGGCCTGGCTGGCTTTGTCATCATGCAGCTGGCAGGGCGCATTATCGCGGTGTCAGAATGGTTCCCTTTTGCTGTGGGAGCGTCGATCATGACGTTGACAGCACTCTGCGCCTTGGGAATCCGGGAGCCGCCAATCCAGCATCCGGCTACTGAGCGCTTCAAGCTCTGGTCCACCTTTAAGGTGGCGGCGCTCGACAAACGGATATTCTGGCTGATGGGTGGCGTGGCCCTGATTAATAGTTATCTGGTTATGAACAACACCTGGATCTGGTTTTGGTCGAAAGAGACTCTGCAATTGGCCCGTGGGGATATTTACCAGGCCTTGTCATGGGCTGGATTAGTGAGCCTCGTCATTGCCTACCCCATCGGCTGGATTATCGACCGCTGGGGTGGGTTCCGCGTGGTGTTGCTGTTCTGGGCTGGTCAGGTGGCTTGTTTCCTGTGGGCGATGCAGGTTCATGACAAAACCAGTTTGATTATTCTTTCGCTGGCGCTGACCGTTATCGGTCCGTTATATGCCGGGGCAGACATCATGGTGTACAAGAGCGCGCCGCGGCAGGATATAGGCTCGATCACCTCCACCAATTCCTGCATTCGCAACGCCTATCGTGCCACGCTCGGATTTATATCAGGTTGGGCGATCTACTTCTGCGGCCACAACTATCGGGTCGGCTTCGTCATGGGTATTGTGATGAGCACTTTGGCGGTGGTGTTTTTCGTTATTTATCGGCGGCTCATGCGTAAACAAATGGATGGAATAAACTAAAGGACTAAAGGAATTAAAGTACTATTATGAAGACAACGCAAATTATGAGGCAGGAGTTCGAGGACAGAATCACAAAGTTTCAGGGGCGGATCAAGGCCGCTGGACTGGATGCGGTGCTGGTGCATGGCAATGAGGCTGATTTCGCTAATGTTCGGTATCTTTCAGAATACTGGCCGACCTTTGAGGCGGGCGCTGTGTTTGTCCCGGCAGTGGGGGAAGCAGTTCTGTTGATTGGGCCTGAAAGTGAAAATTATGCCAAGGGGCGCAGCTCGCTTACGAATATCCTGAAGATGGTCGAATACCGGGAGTTCGCCGAACCGCAGTATCCTGGCATTCCCGTTGCTACCTACAAGGACGTGGTCAAGTTGGCCATGCCCAAGAGGAAGTTGAAGAAACTCGGGATTGCGAGTTGGGCCATCACCACGTTGCCGGTGTTCATGTCGCTCCAGAAAGATCTTCCGGGTGTTGAACTCATCAAGGCGGATGATGTCTTTGCCCCGCTGCGGTACATCAAGAGCAAGACGGAGCTGGCGTTGATGCGCAAGGCGTTTCAGATCAGCGAGTTGGCAGTCGATGCCATCCTGGGCGAGATCAAGCCGGGGATGACGGAGAACCAGGTGATCGGCATTGCCCAGCGTGAGATCTACAAGCATGGTGGTGAATACGAGGGCCATGCGCTCTATTGCTTCTGTGGCAAGCGTACCAATAACGCCATCTGCCGCCCGAGTTACAATAAGATCGTCAAGAATGAGGTTATCCAGCTCAATATCGGCGCGCGGGTGGGCGGGTATTCGTCGAGCGTGGGCCTGCCCATTTCCATCGGCGCCCTGCCGGCTCGAAAGAAGCGTCTGGTCGAATTCGGCCTGGAGGCGCATTTCAAGACGATGGAGTTGATGAAGGCGGGGCGTTCGGCGGCCGATGTGGTACAGGATTACGAGAAATGGGTCCACTCGCGCGGATTTGGCAAATACATGCTCTATGGACCCTGCCACGGCATCGGCATGATGGAGGTGGAGCGTCCCTGGATCGAATCTACGTCGACTTTCAAACTTGAAAAGAACATGACCTTCCAGGTGGATACCTTCTTCGCCGACAAGGACTTCGGGCTACGGTGGGAAAATGGAGTTGCCATCACTAACACCGGGGTTGAAAAACTGTCCGAGCGGTATATGAAGATCGTAGAGGTCTAATGCGCTACGAACTCATGTTCCCAGATCAAATCCGGCGGGCCATTGACGAGAAATGGCCGGTGGTCCTGCCGGTTGGTGTGTTGGAATACCATGCCGAACACTGCTGTGTCGGGGTCGATACAGTGCTGGTGGTGCGGGCTGTGGAGGAACTCGAGAAAGAGATGAAGGTCGTCATTATGCCGGCCTTCTACTACGGTGCCAGCAGTTATGCCGTTGAAGTTCCCGAGCGCAACGGTTCGGTGCATGTCGGCCCGTCGGCACTGCATCCGTTCGGGAAGGAACTGTTCCGGAGCTTGCTGAGAATAGGATTCAGGAACATTCATCTTTTCATTCACCATCAGAGTGAGAACTTTGCGGTCGGTATGCCGACCGACTTGGCGTTCCGGTTGGCGGCCCGGGAAGCCATATTCGAGTTCCTCGAGAAGGGGCGCGGGGAGAACTGGTGGGGGAATCCCGCCATGGCCAAGTATTACGAGGGGCGGGGGACGGGTGATGATCCCTTCAGTTGGATTCGTGTTCACCCCTTCATGGATGAAGCCAGCCAGAAGGAATTTCCGATCGATCATGCCGGGAAACAGGAAACATCGCTTATGATGGCCTTCTGTCCGGAAGGGGTCGATATGTCTAAGCGAACAGATGGACAGTGGTATGCAAAGACAGCTGTTGAAGCGACACCGGCTTACGGCATAAAAGCGAAGGTTCTGATTCTCGATGGAATGAGAAAAGCCTTAAAAGGTTGATTATGGCAGACACCATTCGTATCTGGCGTTCGCCCCGAACGTCTTTTGGCCATTTTATTGATCCCCCGGATCCCTGGCAGGAAGAGACTGTAACTGCGCTGGATGCCTATACCGATCAGGAACTAGGGCGGATTGCCGCTTCCGGCTTTAATGCCATCTGGGTTCACGGTAACCTTAACCATGTGGTCAGGACGGAAGTGTTCCCCGAGTTGGGTGCGGATGCGGAATTGCATCAGCAACGGCTGAATGCCTTGGTCGAGAGGGCAGGGGGGCATAGCATACAGGTGTTCATGTTTTGTCAGCCGCCGCGGGGCATTCCCCGTGATGATGCGTTTTGGGGGCATCATCCGGATGTTGCGGGGCAGTCGGAGTCGATCGTCAATGAAGGCAATCAGAACATAGAGGTGCTATCGCTTTGCACCTCGACGGATAAAGTGAAACAGTTCCTTTATCAGGCCGCCGCCGAACTGGCCCGGAATGTCCCCGGCCTATGTGGGCTGATCCTGATCACGGCGTCGGAAATGCCAGCTCACTGCTGGTCCCGACGCGGTCGGGTCATTCAGGGCGATGGAAGTTTTGCGGATTTTGCCATT
This genomic interval from bacterium contains the following:
- a CDS encoding MFS transporter — translated: MHNHQGATLSENLPAPDPALDAYYADKKLMWRNVTLIGICNIGWGVADTLVMPLVLMRLLDLGVRENIQGTIGSINGWALSFIVMYFSWKSDHTVTRFGRRRPWYFLSAPFIIGAMALFPVFNEARWVVILVGLVIVKMIFMDIVASTFSLLGIDCVRRDVLARANSVLGAGGGLAGFVIMQLAGRIIAVSEWFPFAVGASIMTLTALCALGIREPPIQHPATERFKLWSTFKVAALDKRIFWLMGGVALINSYLVMNNTWIWFWSKETLQLARGDIYQALSWAGLVSLVIAYPIGWIIDRWGGFRVVLLFWAGQVACFLWAMQVHDKTSLIILSLALTVIGPLYAGADIMVYKSAPRQDIGSITSTNSCIRNAYRATLGFISGWAIYFCGHNYRVGFVMGIVMSTLAVVFFVIYRRLMRKQMDGIN
- a CDS encoding Xaa-Pro peptidase family protein, giving the protein MKTTQIMRQEFEDRITKFQGRIKAAGLDAVLVHGNEADFANVRYLSEYWPTFEAGAVFVPAVGEAVLLIGPESENYAKGRSSLTNILKMVEYREFAEPQYPGIPVATYKDVVKLAMPKRKLKKLGIASWAITTLPVFMSLQKDLPGVELIKADDVFAPLRYIKSKTELALMRKAFQISELAVDAILGEIKPGMTENQVIGIAQREIYKHGGEYEGHALYCFCGKRTNNAICRPSYNKIVKNEVIQLNIGARVGGYSSSVGLPISIGALPARKKRLVEFGLEAHFKTMELMKAGRSAADVVQDYEKWVHSRGFGKYMLYGPCHGIGMMEVERPWIESTSTFKLEKNMTFQVDTFFADKDFGLRWENGVAITNTGVEKLSERYMKIVEV
- a CDS encoding creatininase family protein, whose product is MRYELMFPDQIRRAIDEKWPVVLPVGVLEYHAEHCCVGVDTVLVVRAVEELEKEMKVVIMPAFYYGASSYAVEVPERNGSVHVGPSALHPFGKELFRSLLRIGFRNIHLFIHHQSENFAVGMPTDLAFRLAAREAIFEFLEKGRGENWWGNPAMAKYYEGRGTGDDPFSWIRVHPFMDEASQKEFPIDHAGKQETSLMMAFCPEGVDMSKRTDGQWYAKTAVEATPAYGIKAKVLILDGMRKALKG